Proteins from a single region of Apium graveolens cultivar Ventura chromosome 7, ASM990537v1, whole genome shotgun sequence:
- the LOC141670432 gene encoding uncharacterized protein At4g15970-like: protein MKLNLQPHRRLATFHRRRSQAISRLFSANYYLLVVKIIMSSSQDSVFSLVRRILIGAVFFFGVSASCYVLFRAADSVGFRFPDSLHPTSSFSYGLDDNNNITHPHRDINRLARVLEAAATPNKTVIITTLNEAWAAPNSVVDLFLHSFKSGDGTRKLLNHLVIIALDQKAFFRCLDLHTHCFALGTEGMDFSKEAYFMTPDYLKMMWKRIDFLRYVLELGYNFIFTDADIMWFRDPFPHLYLDADFQIACDHYSGDSVDVEGNRPNGGFSFVRSNARSIEFYKYWYAAQETYPGLHDQDVLNRIKYDSFITDIGLKIRFLNTNYFGGFCEPSKDLNQVCTMHANCCFGLESKLHDLRILLQDWRRFMSLPPMLKRSSILSWRVPQNCSLRSLRHLDMSNKDPDEGAEGLHNRKQRILSWKGLELN from the exons ATGAAATTAAATCTCCAACCACACAGACGCCTAGCTACCTTTCACCGGAGAAGATCACAGGCGATCAGCCGTTTGTTTTCAGCCAATTATTATTTATTAGTTGTTAAAATAATAATGTCATCTTCACAGGACTCAGTGTTTTCACTTGTCAGGCGTATATTGATAGGTGCAGTGTTCTTTTTTGGGGTTTCGGCATCATGTTACGTGCTTTTTCGAGCTGCTGACTCTGTCGGTTTTCGGTTTCCTGATTCTCTTCATCCTACTTCCAGCTTCAGTTATGGTCTTGATGACAACAACAACATAACACATCCTCACCG TGATATAAATAGGCTTGCAAGAGTGTTAGAGGCTGCTGCTACACCAAATAAGACTGTTATTATAACTACATTGAATGAAGCATGGGCAGCACCAAACTCCGTTGTCGATCTTTTCCTCCATAGCTTTAAAAGTGGAGATGGGACTCGTAAGCTTTTGAATCATTTGGTGATTATTGCTCTAGATCAAAAGGCATTCTTTCGTTGCTTGGATTTACACACCCACTGTTTTGCCCTTGGTACTGAAGGGATGGATTTTTCCAAAGAGGCCTATTTTATGACTCCTGATTACTTGAAGATGATGTGGAAAAGGATTGATTTCCTGCGCTATGTTCTAGAGCTTGGCTACAATTTTATTTTTACG GATGCTGACATCATGTGGTTCAGAGATCCATTTCCGCATTTATATCTGGACGCTGATTTTCAGATTGCTTGTGATCATTATTCTGGCGACTCAGTTGACGTCGAAGGAAATAGACCCAATGGTGGGTTTAGTTTTGTCAGGTCTAACGCCCGCTCCATAGAGTTCTATAAGTACTGGTATGCCGCTCAAGAAACATATCCTGGATTGCATGATCAGGATGTTCTAAATcgtatcaaatatgattctttcATCACTGATATCGGACTGAAGATAAGGTTTTTAAACACCAACTACTTTGGGGGGTTTTGTGAGCCTAGTAAAGATTTAAACCAAGTTTGCACAATGCATGCCAACTGTTGTTTTGGTTTGGAAAGCAAACTTCATGATCTGCGAATCTTGCTTCAGGACTGGAGGCGCTTCATGTCTTTGCCTCCAATGTTGAAAAGATCGTCTATATTATCTTGGCGGGTTCCTCAAAATTGCAG TCTACGCTCCCTTCGGCACTTAGATATGTCAAACAAGGATCCAGATGAAGGAGCAGAAGGTCTGCATAATAG GAAGCAAAGAATTCTAAGTTGGAAAGGATTGGAGCTAAATTAG
- the LOC141674260 gene encoding uncharacterized protein LOC141674260 — translation MLSGKTPKARVCGICSTPGHFTDACPTLMDPSYEDVNAVGFANQGGNQFSNTYNPRWRDHPNLRYGNTSNALNGFQFQNTSTPPGFQQRGKGSQNMGGDNNIEKLLSKLVDGQMEMQKQCTTNSQDIKEMQKQLGDVIKKINQEHEPGRLPRTTHPNLKFEHANIITTKSESDDSQAHEILHEKKNEAESEHKELEAQTSPKSAGKSFNSSNPVITNSRFDYMPFPARLVQTKTSALETNILETFRKVHINLPLLECIQNLPAYAKVLKDLCTKRRRLKGREVVEMKENVSAVLQGKLPTKCKDPGSFTIPCIIGNSKFENALLDLGASINVMPSSLNKKLCTKTELKTDGVTILLADRSQVYPKGVLEDFLVQVGMFQYPANLYILDMGKST, via the exons ATGTTGAGTGGTAAAACACCAAAGGCTCGAGTTTGTGGAATTTGTTCAACTCCTGGACATTTTACTGATGCATGTCCTACGTTGATGGATCCTTCTTATGAGGATGTTAATGCTGTCGGATTTGCCAATCAAGGTGGAAATCAGTTCTCGAACACCTATAATCCAAGATGGAGGGATCACCCCAATCTGAGGTATGGAAACACTAGCAATGCTTTGAATGGATTTCAATTCCAAAACACTTCTAcacctcctggttttcagcaaagGGGGAAAGGTTCCCAAAACATGGGTGGTGACAACAATATTGAAAAATTATTGTCTAAATTGGTTGATGGGCAAATGGAGATGCAAAAACAATGCACTACAAATTCTCAAGACATTAAAGAGATGCAGAAGCAACTTGGGGATGTGATCAAGAAGATAAATCAAGAGCATGAGCCTGGACGATTGCCTAGAACTACACATCCCAATCTGAAATTTGAGCATGCAAACATCATTACCACCAAAAGTG aaAGTGATGATTCACAAGCTCATGAGATCTTGCATGAGAAAAAGAATGAAGCTGAAAGCGAGCACAAAGAGTTGGAGGCGCAAACTTCACCAAAATCTGCTGGTAAATCTTTTAACTCTTCAAATCCAGTTATTACTAATAGTCGCTTCGATTATATGCCTTTCCCAGCTAGGTTGGTTCAGACAAAAACGAGTGCACTAGAGACAAATATTTTGGAGACCTTTCGCAAAGTGCATATAAATTTGCCTCTACTGGAATGCATTCAGAATCTACCAGCATATGCCAAGGTATTGAAAGACTTGTGTACTAAACGAAGGAGGCTGAAGGGAAGAGAGGTTGTTGAGATGAAAGAAAATGTCTCTGCAGTTTTGCAAGGAAAATTGCCAACCAAGTGTAAGGATCCCGGGAGTTTTACTATTCCTTGCATCATTGGTAACTCTAAATTTGAAAATGCTTTACTTGATTTGGGTGCGTCGATTAATGTTATGCCATCTAGTCTTAATAAGAAACTGTGTACTAAAACTGAACTTAAAACAGATGGTGTTACGATTTTATTAGCTGACAGATCTCAAGTTTATCCGAAAGGTGTTTTGGAGGATTTTCTTGTGCAGGTTGGCATGTTTCAATATCCAGCTAATTTGTATATCTTGGACATGGGAAAAAGCACCTAA
- the LOC141673073 gene encoding transcription factor MYB20-like, translating to MGRQPCCDKVGLKKGPWTSDEDKKLINFILTNGQCCWRAVPKLAGLLRCGKSCRLRWTNYLRPDLKRGLLSEYEENLVIDLHSQLGNRWSKIASNLPGRTDNEIKNHWNTHIKKKLRKMGIDPLTHKPLPPLPPPPEPTQEQENQNSPVMETVTIQEDEKQSISEAPSMEIINNGFCTDEVPLMEPHEILVSESSVPCSSSSTSTSSNPNFNNLLDDLDFLPTFDWLNGDACTTNNMGFWDMNDDFNYLDLLNNDIDSNRNNDVLTVNPPSLPPPAHHDFNQYSRMVMDEESWKFELM from the exons ATGGGGAGGCAACCTTGCTGTGACAAAGTTGGATTGAAGAAGGGTCCTTGGACTTCTGATGAAGATAAGAAGCTCATCAACTTTATTCTCACTAATGGCCAATGCTGTTGGAGAGCTGTTCCTAAACTTGCAG GATTACTAAGATGTGGTAAGAGCTGCAGATTGAGATGGACAAATTATCTTAGACCGGATTTAAAAAGGGGTTTATTATCAGAATATGAAGAGAACTTGGTTATTGACCTCCATTCTCAACTTGGCAATAG ATGGTCCAAGATTGCCTCTAATCTCCCTGGAAGAACTGATAATGAGATTAAAAATCATTGGAATACACACATCAAGAAAAAATTAAGGAAGATGGGAATTGATCCTCTCACTCACAAGCCACTACCACCCCTTCCTCCACCACCAGAACCAACCCAAGAACAAGAAAATCAAAACTCCCCTGTTATGGAAACAGTAACTATTCAAGAAGATGAGAAACAAAGCATATCAGAAGCTCCATCTATGGAAATCATAAATAATGGTTTCTGCACAGATGAAGTGCCATTAATGGAGCCTCATGAGATTCTTGTTTCTGAGTCTTCGGTGCCTTGTTCTTCTTCTTCAACCTCTACTTCATCGAACCCAAATTTTAACAACTTACTGGATGACTTGGATTTTTTACCAACTTTTGACTGGCTTAATGGTGATGCTTGCACAACAAACAACATGGGATTTTGGGATATGAATGATGACTTTAACTACTTGGATTTGCTAAATAATGATATTGACAGTAACAGAAACAATGATGTTTTGACTGTTAATCCTCCCTCTCTTCCTCCTCCTGCTCATCATGATTTTAACCAGTACTCAAGAATGGTAATGGATGAAGAATCTTGGAAGTTTGAGCTCATGTGA